A single genomic interval of Sphingobacteriales bacterium harbors:
- a CDS encoding HmuY family protein: protein MLKSTLTKSVFLFLVICLAAACKKEETLVPVLETKTFSNLYAPQTGGQGQPVGGDFIKFSFLHGTTVTDDSWDVAFRGATILVNGGTLIGIADEPIRTGIGAISIVTNSLDAVKEVPESSTFKQDGANTYAIPTGSDNGWYNYNSTTNLITPLAGKVFVVKTHDGKYAKFEIISYYKDAPTSPDATSLSRYYTFRYVYQPDGTAF from the coding sequence ATGTTAAAATCAACACTAACCAAATCGGTTTTCTTATTTTTAGTAATTTGCCTGGCTGCTGCGTGCAAAAAAGAAGAAACGCTTGTGCCAGTATTAGAAACAAAAACATTTTCAAACTTATATGCTCCACAAACAGGTGGTCAGGGGCAACCAGTAGGAGGTGACTTTATAAAGTTTAGCTTTTTGCATGGAACAACCGTAACAGACGACTCATGGGATGTTGCCTTTCGTGGCGCTACGATTTTAGTAAACGGAGGCACTCTAATCGGCATTGCCGATGAGCCAATCCGTACCGGAATCGGTGCTATAAGTATTGTAACAAACTCTTTGGATGCTGTTAAAGAGGTACCCGAATCATCTACTTTTAAACAAGATGGCGCAAATACATACGCAATTCCAACCGGAAGCGACAACGGCTGGTATAATTATAATAGTACCACTAATTTAATTACACCTCTCGCCGGAAAAGTATTTGTAGTAAAAACGCACGATGGCAAATATGCTAAATTTGAAATTATTAGCTACTATAAAGATGCCCCAACAAGCCCCGATGCAACCTCATTATCAAGATATTATACATTCAGATATGTATATCAGCCCGATGGCACTGCATTTTAG
- the rpsO gene encoding 30S ribosomal protein S15, translating to MSKRYLSTEQKKEYFKTYGGSETNTGSSHAQVALLTARVNHLSGHLKSNPKDHSTRASLLKMVGQRKRLLQFIAAHDILEYRKLIEKLGIRK from the coding sequence ATGAGTAAGCGTTATTTGAGCACCGAACAAAAAAAAGAATATTTTAAAACTTATGGCGGCAGCGAAACCAATACCGGTTCATCGCATGCCCAGGTGGCTTTGTTAACTGCCCGTGTCAATCATTTATCAGGGCATTTAAAAAGTAATCCAAAAGACCATTCAACCCGCGCCTCCTTGTTAAAAATGGTAGGTCAGCGCAAAAGGTTACTTCAGTTTATTGCTGCACACGATATTTTAGAGTATCGTAAACTTATTGAAAAACTTGGAATTCGCAAATAA
- a CDS encoding UvrD-helicase domain-containing protein, which produces MFHDLFNQPPLNDSNNENNEQQEPDILAKNKQSTTHKRAPAKKANNPEAEQLSPPAAKQPTTQKPLFAPIQNTNYLAELNEVQRAAVTTLKGPVMIIAGPGSGKTRVLTYRMVHLINSQIAPWNILSLTFTNKAAREMKRRIASLTNNEASRQLNMGTFHSIFARLLRIEAEALGYPANFTIYDPEDAKSLITAIVKELKLDDKEQYNANSIYHRISFAKNKLILPTDYNKNTQLQQYDNATKRPHLGLVYDLYVKRCKQAGAMDFDDLLVNMFVLFQTNPEILAKYQQKFSHIMVDEFQDTNYVQYTILRMLAAQHRNLCIVGDDAQSIYAFRGATIDNILHFEKDYPERKLFKLEQNYRSTKHIVQISNDIIARNANQLAKTVWTDNDIGSKPRVINAASDNDEGRLIADSIAEERLRNHYKNEQIAILYRTNAQSRTLEEALRRKGIPYRIYGGLSFFQRKEIKDMMAYLRLVANQHDEEALRRVINYPLRGIGTTTLDKLWETAAQLKISVWDAATQITRITSITAKAQNAIAQFIDMVRYLQLLSPTVDAYELAVKAGEKSGLIRELHQDKTVEGLSRYENLQELFNSIKEFVDNRKAGVINEASETVDSSLGAYLQEVSLYTDLDNENDEQDKVKLMTVHTAKGLEFECVFIAGLEEQLFPSRQSSEQPSQLEEERRLFYVAVTRAQKKLYLCNAANRYRFGQLQDCQPSRFLSEIPPESLDIIGGGIRKPSFVTTNPAYDGFQNSISSNIRLAQKQQQQKNSVAGTNVNKGNLTNLPQIENFKPSPANAIILGVKVAHQRFGYGKVTALEGEFDKRIAHIDFQHHGEKRMMLKFAQLMVVPDKSS; this is translated from the coding sequence ATGTTTCACGACCTCTTCAACCAACCCCCTTTAAACGATAGTAACAACGAGAATAACGAGCAACAAGAGCCCGATATTTTAGCTAAAAACAAACAGTCAACAACCCACAAAAGAGCACCCGCTAAAAAAGCCAATAATCCGGAAGCAGAACAACTATCGCCGCCTGCTGCAAAGCAACCCACTACGCAAAAACCTCTTTTTGCCCCCATTCAAAACACCAATTACTTAGCCGAACTAAACGAAGTACAACGGGCTGCAGTTACCACCCTAAAAGGTCCGGTAATGATTATTGCCGGGCCAGGCTCGGGCAAAACTCGCGTACTAACCTATCGAATGGTGCACTTAATTAACAGCCAAATAGCACCCTGGAATATTTTATCGCTGACCTTTACCAATAAGGCTGCCCGCGAAATGAAACGCCGAATAGCCAGCCTAACCAATAACGAGGCCAGCCGACAGCTAAATATGGGTACTTTCCATAGTATTTTTGCCCGACTACTACGCATAGAGGCCGAAGCTTTAGGCTATCCTGCAAATTTTACAATTTATGACCCCGAAGATGCCAAAAGCCTAATTACAGCCATTGTAAAAGAGCTAAAACTTGACGACAAGGAACAATATAACGCAAACAGCATTTATCACCGAATTTCGTTTGCCAAAAACAAACTAATATTACCCACCGATTACAACAAAAACACCCAGCTACAACAGTACGATAATGCTACCAAACGCCCTCATTTAGGCTTGGTTTACGACCTCTATGTAAAAAGATGCAAACAAGCTGGTGCCATGGATTTTGACGATCTTTTGGTGAATATGTTCGTGCTGTTTCAAACAAATCCGGAAATTTTAGCCAAGTATCAGCAAAAATTTTCCCATATCATGGTTGATGAATTTCAGGATACAAATTATGTGCAATATACAATTTTACGCATGTTGGCAGCCCAGCACCGCAATTTATGTATTGTAGGAGACGATGCACAAAGTATTTATGCCTTTAGAGGAGCAACAATTGATAATATTTTGCACTTTGAAAAAGATTATCCGGAAAGAAAACTGTTTAAATTAGAGCAAAACTACCGCTCAACAAAACATATTGTTCAAATTTCGAACGATATAATAGCACGCAACGCCAACCAATTAGCCAAAACCGTTTGGACAGACAACGACATTGGCAGCAAACCCCGTGTAATTAATGCCGCCAGCGACAACGACGAAGGTCGCCTAATTGCCGACTCTATTGCAGAAGAACGACTGCGCAACCATTATAAAAACGAGCAAATTGCAATTTTATACCGCACCAACGCCCAATCGCGCACGCTTGAAGAAGCACTGCGCCGAAAAGGCATTCCTTACCGTATTTACGGTGGATTATCGTTTTTTCAGCGCAAAGAAATAAAAGACATGATGGCCTATTTGCGCCTTGTGGCCAACCAACACGATGAAGAAGCACTGCGCCGCGTAATTAACTACCCACTTCGCGGCATTGGCACCACCACTTTAGATAAACTTTGGGAAACTGCGGCGCAACTTAAAATATCGGTTTGGGATGCCGCCACCCAAATTACCCGCATTACAAGCATTACCGCTAAAGCCCAAAACGCCATTGCTCAATTTATTGATATGGTGCGTTATTTACAGTTACTTAGCCCTACGGTAGATGCGTATGAATTAGCAGTAAAGGCCGGAGAAAAATCGGGGTTAATACGCGAACTGCATCAAGACAAAACCGTTGAGGGTCTTAGCCGATACGAAAACCTGCAAGAACTGTTTAACTCCATCAAAGAATTTGTTGACAACCGAAAAGCAGGCGTTATAAACGAAGCCAGCGAAACCGTTGACAGCTCGTTAGGGGCTTATTTACAAGAGGTAAGCTTATATACAGATTTAGACAATGAGAACGACGAACAGGACAAAGTAAAATTAATGACAGTGCATACGGCAAAGGGCTTAGAATTTGAATGTGTTTTTATAGCCGGATTAGAAGAGCAGTTATTTCCTTCGAGGCAATCGAGCGAGCAGCCCAGCCAACTCGAAGAGGAACGCCGCTTGTTTTATGTTGCCGTTACCCGCGCCCAAAAAAAATTGTATTTGTGTAATGCGGCTAACCGTTATAGATTTGGTCAACTACAGGATTGCCAGCCAAGCCGATTTTTAAGCGAAATACCACCCGAAAGCTTAGATATAATAGGTGGTGGAATAAGAAAGCCTTCGTTTGTAACGACCAATCCGGCTTACGATGGCTTTCAAAATAGTATATCGAGCAATATACGGTTGGCGCAAAAGCAACAGCAGCAAAAAAATAGTGTAGCCGGCACTAATGTAAACAAGGGAAATTTAACTAACCTACCGCAAATTGAAAACTTTAAACCCAGCCCAGCGAATGCTATTATTTTGGGCGTAAAGGTTGCGCATCAACGATTTGGCTACGGCAAAGTTACAGCCCTTGAAGGCGAGTTTGACAAACGTATTGCCCATATCGATTTTCAACACCACGGCGAAAAACGCATGATGCTTAAATTTGCCCAATTAATGGTTGTACCCGACAAAAGTAGTTAA
- a CDS encoding phosphoadenosine phosphosulfate reductase family protein has product MSKIRHVLGISGGKDSAALAIYIKTRYPSLDLEFYSCDTGKELDETYQLIQNLEVYLGIKINLLRAAENSSEVPFDHFLKMYGGYLPSSSVRWCTKKLKLEPFEKYVGTDDVVSYVGIRGDEDREGYISTKKNIQSIFPFRKNIWSEDVITKVLSNQNIDQVILFSKDIDFGKHQDKVAQIVSKKINTAFTQAQKLCALLDTDVKGFNHLEPV; this is encoded by the coding sequence ATGAGTAAAATAAGACATGTTTTAGGCATTTCAGGCGGCAAAGATAGTGCTGCTTTAGCTATTTATATCAAAACCAGATACCCGTCATTGGATTTGGAATTTTATTCTTGTGATACAGGTAAAGAGTTAGACGAAACCTATCAGCTTATCCAAAATCTTGAAGTTTATCTTGGTATAAAAATAAATCTTTTGAGAGCAGCAGAAAATAGTTCGGAAGTTCCGTTTGATCATTTTTTAAAAATGTACGGAGGTTATTTGCCGTCCTCTAGTGTTCGGTGGTGTACAAAAAAATTAAAACTTGAACCATTTGAAAAATATGTGGGAACAGATGATGTTGTATCCTATGTAGGTATTCGTGGAGACGAAGACCGTGAAGGATATATTTCAACGAAGAAAAACATTCAGTCAATTTTTCCTTTCAGAAAAAATATTTGGAGCGAAGATGTCATTACAAAAGTTTTATCTAATCAAAATATTGATCAAGTAATTTTATTTTCAAAAGATATTGATTTTGGAAAACATCAAGACAAAGTCGCTCAAATTGTATCAAAAAAAATCAACACCGCCTTTACCCAAGCCCAAAAACTGTGCGCTTTACTTGATACAGACGTAAAAGGCTTTAATCACTTAGAGCCTGTCTAA
- a CDS encoding DUF4007 family protein, whose amino-acid sequence MNELLTIKYTFSGHYSFHCRQLWLKKGFDFVQEGQSFNSEDAVVKLGVGKNMVSAIRYWMKAFNIIDNKDKTTEFGTKLFDTENGYDPFLEDDASLWLLHYQLVKTGLASTYSIIFNEFRKEKIFFNKEVFVNYLKRKREAEPSLQFNDNTVADDFDVFVKMYQSSESAKDIEDSFSGILSEIDLLKTIGKGKDTQYQIENSDRDNLEDAVLLFSILDNPNYGQSISLNSLEYDYNSPCSIFALNRSGLTNKISEIVNNNKSITFTDHAGIKELQFKGSKPNVYSILDSYYGN is encoded by the coding sequence ATGAATGAACTATTGACAATAAAATATACATTTTCAGGACACTATTCCTTTCATTGCCGACAACTTTGGCTCAAAAAAGGATTTGACTTTGTTCAGGAAGGGCAGTCATTCAACAGCGAAGATGCTGTTGTAAAACTTGGCGTTGGTAAAAATATGGTTTCGGCAATCCGTTATTGGATGAAAGCATTTAACATCATTGACAATAAAGACAAAACAACGGAATTTGGCACAAAACTTTTTGACACAGAAAACGGCTACGACCCGTTTTTGGAAGACGACGCGAGTTTGTGGCTGCTGCACTACCAACTTGTAAAAACAGGCTTGGCTTCAACATACAGCATCATTTTCAACGAGTTTAGAAAGGAAAAGATTTTCTTCAATAAGGAAGTTTTTGTAAACTATTTAAAGCGTAAACGCGAAGCAGAACCTTCACTTCAATTCAATGACAACACAGTTGCAGACGACTTTGACGTGTTTGTAAAAATGTACCAAAGTAGTGAATCTGCAAAAGATATTGAAGACAGTTTTTCGGGTATTCTTTCCGAAATAGATTTGCTTAAAACAATCGGCAAAGGCAAAGACACGCAGTATCAGATTGAAAACAGCGACAGAGATAATTTGGAAGATGCTGTTTTGCTTTTTTCCATTTTGGACAATCCAAACTACGGACAATCAATTAGCTTAAATTCGTTGGAATACGATTATAACAGTCCGTGTTCAATTTTTGCATTGAACCGCTCAGGCTTAACAAACAAAATTTCTGAAATCGTTAATAACAACAAAAGTATCACATTTACCGACCATGCAGGAATTAAAGAGCTGCAATTTAAAGGTAGCAAACCAAACGTATACTCAATTTTAGATTCATACTATGGCAACTAA
- a CDS encoding VWA domain-containing protein: MEKKHQVHNLIILDESGSMESIKTAIIQGFNELVQTIQGIEKQFPEQEHFISFVSFNGLGQKLLHFIDPASKLKQIDDKTYKPNASTPLFDAMGFSINKLKQSLQGQTDFNVLVTILTDGEENASKEFSGNDIKKLVEELKQNRWTFTYIGTDHDVEKIAISLSINNTMLFEKNEAGIRKMFMKEQNSRANYSRKIRSNEDTSSNYFEDTEDDDKKK; encoded by the coding sequence ATGGAAAAGAAACATCAGGTTCACAACCTAATAATTTTGGATGAAAGTGGTTCTATGGAATCTATAAAAACCGCAATTATTCAAGGTTTTAATGAATTAGTGCAAACAATTCAAGGCATTGAAAAGCAATTTCCTGAACAAGAACACTTTATTTCATTTGTATCATTCAACGGCTTAGGGCAAAAATTGCTTCACTTTATTGACCCAGCAAGCAAACTTAAACAAATTGACGACAAAACCTATAAACCTAATGCTTCTACCCCTTTATTTGATGCAATGGGTTTTAGTATAAACAAACTGAAACAATCCTTACAAGGGCAAACTGACTTTAATGTTCTTGTCACAATTTTGACAGACGGAGAAGAAAATGCTTCAAAAGAATTTTCAGGCAATGACATCAAAAAACTCGTTGAAGAGTTAAAACAAAATCGTTGGACATTTACCTACATTGGTACAGACCACGATGTTGAAAAAATTGCCATTTCACTTTCAATCAACAATACTATGCTTTTTGAAAAGAATGAAGCTGGCATTAGAAAAATGTTCATGAAAGAACAAAACTCAAGAGCAAATTATAGCAGAAAGATTCGCTCTAACGAAGATACATCATCAAACTATTTTGAAGATACGGAAGATGATGATAAAAAGAAATAA
- a CDS encoding Dam family site-specific DNA-(adenine-N6)-methyltransferase, whose product MRVIVPPIKSQGIKTKLVPWIMELAPKVSGKWIEPFLGTGVVAFNSGYKKAILNDTNPHIINFYKGIQDKTITAPLMKQYLEREGELLSKAENNGYEHYLKVRTRFNSGEFSPYDFIFLSRAGFNGMMRFGSKGNWNIPFCKKPDRFAQAYITKITNQVSTVSQIIQPEPKWTFHNKSFAEIIPLATENDIIYCDPPYYGRHVDYYNGWTEQDEELLFNLLSETKAKFILSTWHHNDWRENEMINKFWGKFNIVTKDHFYHNGGNIENRRTVVEALVCNFDTDNFETHNHGLKVQTRPEQLAIHWNE is encoded by the coding sequence ATGAGAGTAATCGTTCCACCAATAAAAAGTCAGGGCATAAAAACCAAGTTAGTTCCTTGGATAATGGAACTTGCTCCAAAAGTTTCGGGCAAGTGGATTGAGCCGTTTCTTGGAACTGGTGTTGTTGCTTTTAATTCGGGTTACAAAAAAGCTATTCTCAATGATACTAATCCGCACATAATCAATTTTTACAAGGGCATTCAGGACAAGACTATTACTGCACCTTTAATGAAACAATATCTAGAAAGAGAAGGCGAGTTATTGAGCAAAGCCGAGAATAACGGCTATGAACATTACTTGAAAGTTCGGACACGTTTTAATAGTGGAGAGTTTTCTCCCTATGATTTTATTTTTCTTTCAAGAGCAGGATTCAACGGAATGATGCGATTTGGTAGCAAGGGTAATTGGAACATTCCATTTTGCAAAAAACCAGACCGTTTTGCACAAGCATACATTACTAAAATAACAAATCAGGTTTCGACAGTTTCGCAAATCATACAACCAGAACCAAAGTGGACTTTTCACAACAAATCGTTTGCAGAAATTATTCCGCTTGCGACAGAGAACGATATTATCTATTGCGACCCACCATACTATGGCAGACACGTTGACTACTATAATGGCTGGACAGAGCAAGACGAAGAACTTTTATTCAATTTGCTTTCAGAGACAAAAGCAAAGTTTATTCTTTCAACTTGGCATCATAACGACTGGAGAGAAAACGAAATGATAAATAAATTTTGGGGCAAGTTCAACATTGTAACCAAAGACCATTTTTATCATAATGGCGGCAACATTGAAAATAGGCGGACAGTAGTTGAAGCATTGGTTTGCAACTTCGATACGGACAACTTTGAAACACATAATCACGGATTGAAAGTGCAAACACGACCCGAACAATTAGCAATACATTGGAACGAATAA
- a CDS encoding EcoRV family type II restriction endonuclease — protein MNLKDKNKYKSDFKKELDKFADKLEKYVSTDNGDWTVKGFIDVYKNIYTISSDTKIVSKILEIHIFPQILQFADSIGYKIILAEKQNWYPDLTFVKKDNEEVKFALDIKTTFRRNDKTAGFTLGSHGGYFKERDKDKNIQFPYNQYTGHYCLGVIYTRTDVLDDLAETEIYQVQELQEEYETPNKKVGERSVTTVKNLKSITSVIKDFDFFAAEKWKIASDKQGSGNTANIGSIFDIEDLKNENGIFSKLGEEWFDEYWINHGSATMVKDGKPTKITTLKDFLEFKGRTDLWDKIVSKTSNKKTK, from the coding sequence ATGAATTTAAAGGATAAAAACAAGTATAAATCGGACTTCAAAAAGGAGCTTGACAAGTTTGCGGATAAGCTCGAAAAATACGTTTCCACCGACAATGGTGACTGGACTGTAAAGGGTTTTATTGACGTTTACAAAAACATCTATACGATTTCTTCTGACACCAAAATCGTTTCAAAAATTCTTGAAATACACATCTTTCCGCAAATCTTGCAGTTTGCAGACAGCATCGGTTACAAAATCATTCTTGCCGAAAAACAAAATTGGTATCCTGACTTGACTTTCGTTAAAAAGGACAATGAAGAAGTAAAATTTGCACTTGACATAAAAACCACTTTCAGACGAAACGATAAAACGGCAGGTTTTACGCTTGGCAGTCACGGTGGATATTTCAAAGAAAGAGATAAGGACAAGAATATTCAGTTTCCCTATAATCAATACACGGGACATTATTGCTTGGGCGTTATTTACACCCGGACAGATGTTTTAGACGACCTTGCCGAAACAGAGATTTATCAAGTTCAGGAACTTCAAGAAGAGTATGAAACGCCAAACAAAAAGGTTGGTGAGCGTTCGGTTACGACAGTTAAGAACTTAAAATCCATTACTTCGGTAATCAAGGACTTTGACTTTTTCGCAGCAGAGAAATGGAAAATTGCAAGCGACAAACAAGGTTCGGGCAATACAGCAAATATTGGTTCAATCTTCGACATTGAAGACCTGAAAAATGAAAATGGAATTTTTAGCAAGTTAGGTGAAGAATGGTTTGACGAATACTGGATAAATCACGGTTCGGCTACAATGGTAAAGGATGGAAAGCCGACCAAAATTACCACCCTTAAAGATTTCTTGGAGTTCAAAGGCAGAACAGACCTTTGGGATAAAATCGTTTCTAAAACTTCTAACAAGAAAACGAAATGA
- a CDS encoding DUF262 domain-containing protein, giving the protein MDIYQKAEEQIVEKQKIVDFDIKEFTIELLINKYLTGIESDDNDIFIPTYQRNFVWDIDRQSKFIESVLLGLPIPYIFSADTEGRLEIVDGSQRLRTLVAFFSNNLILKNLEILTSLNGFRYGDLIKSRQRKFLNSTIRMIALSDKSDEDVRFMMFERINTGSAILKDMEKRKGIFGGKFMDFVYNDCSKHPLFIRNTKFTERLEKRGEPQELIIRFFAYSDNYKLVKTGVNDFLNEFVDSKNKSFDKVRYNQEFDNMLKFVDKYFPDGFIKSKNSNKTPRVRFDAISVGVNLALRENPKLKPTDLSWLNSKTFNDLITKGGQNAPTAIKDRIEYVYNKLING; this is encoded by the coding sequence ATGGACATATATCAAAAAGCTGAAGAGCAAATTGTTGAGAAACAAAAAATTGTAGACTTTGACATAAAAGAGTTTACAATCGAACTACTTATAAACAAGTATCTCACAGGAATTGAATCCGATGACAATGATATTTTCATTCCGACATATCAAAGGAATTTTGTTTGGGATATAGACCGACAATCTAAATTTATAGAATCAGTTCTATTGGGTTTACCTATACCCTATATCTTTTCTGCTGACACAGAAGGACGACTTGAAATAGTTGATGGTTCGCAGAGATTGAGAACATTAGTTGCATTTTTTTCTAACAACTTAATCCTAAAAAACCTAGAAATACTAACAAGTCTTAATGGTTTCAGGTATGGTGATTTAATAAAATCTAGACAAAGAAAATTTTTAAATTCCACCATAAGAATGATTGCTTTATCAGATAAAAGTGATGAAGATGTGAGGTTCATGATGTTTGAAAGAATAAACACCGGTAGTGCTATTCTTAAAGACATGGAAAAGAGAAAGGGTATTTTTGGTGGTAAGTTTATGGATTTCGTTTACAATGATTGTTCGAAACACCCACTGTTTATTCGAAACACAAAATTCACAGAAAGATTAGAGAAACGTGGAGAACCACAGGAATTAATAATCAGATTTTTTGCATACTCTGACAACTATAAATTAGTTAAAACTGGTGTGAATGATTTTTTAAACGAATTTGTCGACTCAAAAAACAAATCTTTCGACAAGGTTAGGTACAACCAAGAGTTTGACAATATGCTAAAGTTTGTAGACAAGTATTTTCCTGATGGTTTTATAAAATCTAAAAATTCAAACAAAACACCTAGAGTTAGATTTGATGCAATTTCTGTTGGTGTAAATCTAGCTTTGAGAGAAAACCCTAAATTAAAACCAACAGATTTAAGCTGGTTAAATAGTAAAACATTTAATGACCTTATTACTAAGGGTGGGCAAAATGCACCAACAGCAATTAAAGATAGAATTGAATACGTATATAACAAGCTAATAAACGGATAA
- a CDS encoding SUMF1/EgtB/PvdO family nonheme iron enzyme — protein sequence MNLNSIKMTSNILVQMVEIPKGRIELRDDRTKEKWTVEIESFLLFKFPVTQDFYFEITNENPSTFKGDLRPVETVTFKDAVIFCNKISVQNGLTPCYLIQDESEEIFFEKAANGYRLPTEAEWEYACKAGSTDIRYGQLSDIAWYKDNSDNKTHNVGQKTPNAWGLYDMLGNVWEWCSDLYDTEVYGSYRIFRGGGFCDVERSVMATTRRRSHPLKFKIEDLGFRIAKNK from the coding sequence ATGAATTTGAACAGCATAAAGATGACTTCAAATATTCTCGTCCAAATGGTTGAAATACCGAAAGGAAGGATTGAATTACGTGATGACAGAACAAAAGAAAAATGGACTGTAGAAATTGAATCCTTTTTGCTTTTCAAGTTCCCTGTGACACAAGACTTTTATTTTGAAATAACAAATGAAAATCCAAGTACTTTCAAAGGAGATTTACGTCCTGTCGAAACTGTTACTTTTAAAGACGCAGTGATTTTTTGTAATAAAATTTCGGTTCAAAACGGCTTGACACCCTGCTATCTAATTCAAGATGAAAGCGAAGAGATTTTCTTTGAAAAAGCAGCGAACGGTTATCGCTTGCCCACAGAAGCAGAGTGGGAATATGCTTGTAAAGCAGGCTCGACAGACATAAGATATGGACAACTAAGTGATATTGCTTGGTATAAGGACAACTCGGATAATAAAACTCATAATGTTGGACAAAAGACACCAAACGCTTGGGGACTTTATGATATGTTGGGTAATGTTTGGGAATGGTGCTCAGACCTATACGACACAGAAGTTTATGGTTCTTACCGTATTTTTCGTGGTGGCGGATTTTGTGACGTAGAAAGAAGCGTAATGGCAACGACACGCAGAAGAAGTCACCCATTAAAATTTAAAATTGAGGACCTTGGATTTAGAATTGCGAAAAACAAATAA
- a CDS encoding DUF4180 domain-containing protein, producing MKIETHNINDIKIAEITSDETIITTSQDGLDLLGNLYYQGFDRIVLNEKNITPNFFDLKTGIAGEILQKFSTYRVRLAIVGDFSKYTSKSLTDFIYESNKGRHINFINSTTEALKILSA from the coding sequence ATGAAGATTGAAACTCACAATATAAACGACATAAAAATAGCCGAAATAACTTCGGACGAGACAATCATTACCACATCTCAAGATGGGTTGGACTTATTAGGAAACTTATACTATCAAGGCTTTGACAGAATTGTTCTAAATGAAAAAAATATTACACCAAACTTTTTTGACCTTAAAACCGGAATTGCAGGAGAAATTCTTCAAAAATTCTCGACATATCGAGTTCGCTTGGCTATAGTTGGCGACTTCTCTAAATACACAAGCAAAAGTTTAACTGACTTCATATATGAAAGCAACAAAGGCAGACATATCAACTTTATTAATTCAACAACAGAAGCATTAAAAATACTTTCAGCCTAA
- a CDS encoding ester cyclase encodes MKSNKEIVSDFINATNQKDWDKVLTLVDNDFVRHSSSEPKEIKTNIELVKFHQAELETFPDLQETIIFAIEEGDFVAARINFSGTQLGQLINFPPTGKKLTADFNCFFRVTEGKIKESWVEYDNLNGLIQLGHYKIN; translated from the coding sequence ATGAAAAGTAACAAAGAAATAGTTTCGGACTTTATCAATGCAACAAATCAAAAAGATTGGGATAAGGTTCTGACTTTAGTTGATAATGATTTCGTAAGACATAGTTCATCTGAACCAAAGGAGATAAAAACAAATATTGAGTTAGTTAAATTTCATCAGGCAGAGTTAGAAACATTCCCCGATTTACAAGAAACAATAATTTTTGCAATTGAAGAAGGCGACTTTGTTGCTGCCAGAATAAATTTTTCGGGAACACAATTAGGACAACTCATAAACTTTCCACCAACTGGTAAAAAACTAACAGCAGACTTCAATTGCTTCTTTCGTGTGACAGAAGGAAAAATTAAAGAAAGTTGGGTTGAGTATGACAACTTAAATGGACTAATTCAACTTGGACACTACAAGATAAATTGA
- the arr gene encoding NAD(+)--rifampin ADP-ribosyltransferase produces the protein MENNDNKSISTSGQGATPFAQTYFHGTKADLKVGDLIEVGFNSNYGQQKNVKYIFLTGTLDAAIWGAELAFGDGRERIYLVEPTGEIENDPDLTDKKFPGNPTQSYRSTKPFRVIGEVTVWQGHPAEQVKTMKEHLKKLKEQGINSLNDE, from the coding sequence ATGGAGAATAACGATAATAAATCAATTTCAACAAGCGGACAAGGAGCAACACCTTTCGCTCAGACATACTTTCACGGAACAAAGGCAGACCTAAAAGTTGGCGACTTAATTGAAGTTGGTTTCAACTCTAACTACGGACAACAGAAAAATGTCAAATACATCTTCTTGACAGGGACATTAGACGCTGCAATTTGGGGAGCTGAACTTGCATTTGGTGACGGACGAGAAAGAATTTATTTAGTAGAACCAACAGGAGAAATTGAAAATGACCCGGACTTGACCGACAAGAAATTTCCCGGAAATCCAACACAATCGTACCGTTCAACTAAGCCATTCAGAGTTATTGGAGAAGTAACCGTTTGGCAAGGACACCCAGCCGAACAAGTAAAGACAATGAAAGAACACCTTAAAAAGCTAAAAGAACAAGGCATTAATTCACTCAATGACGAATAG